A DNA window from Rhizobium jaguaris contains the following coding sequences:
- a CDS encoding DUF1636 family protein: MDKAKEQTHRITVCTDCRHTGAPCRPGFDLLKRLQAAIAQAGTVLSEDFSLQGSVCMAGCERPCTVAFQATAKATYLFGDIKGEADISALVSFAQLYRDRPDGLTRKGERQRALGGKTLARIPAAIVAVERLPALLQ, translated from the coding sequence ATGGACAAAGCAAAAGAGCAGACGCATCGGATCACCGTATGCACGGATTGCCGCCACACCGGCGCACCGTGCCGGCCGGGTTTTGATCTGCTGAAGCGCCTTCAGGCCGCAATTGCTCAGGCAGGCACGGTGCTTTCCGAGGATTTCAGCCTGCAAGGCAGCGTTTGTATGGCCGGCTGTGAGCGACCGTGCACGGTCGCCTTCCAGGCAACGGCAAAGGCGACTTACCTCTTCGGCGATATAAAGGGCGAAGCCGATATCTCCGCGCTCGTCTCCTTTGCGCAGCTCTATCGCGACCGGCCCGACGGCTTGACGCGCAAGGGCGAACGCCAAAGAGCGCTAGGCGGCAAGACATTGGCGCGCATTCCAGCCGCCATTGTCGCGGTCGAGCGCCTGCCGGCGCTTTTGCAATAG